The Sebastes fasciatus isolate fSebFas1 chromosome 13, fSebFas1.pri, whole genome shotgun sequence genome includes a region encoding these proteins:
- the LOC141781282 gene encoding far upstream element-binding protein 2-like isoform X1, whose protein sequence is MSEYNAVPPPGGPAAVSLSLGTGAGGIKKDAFMDAVQRARQIAAKIGGDAGPPVNNNTTSDGFPFPAQKRQLEDADEPESKKLAAQSDLDSANALSIGEQLAALAQQRLADDGVRPATSTEDYSVPDSMVGLIIGRGGEQINKIQQESACKVQIAPDSGGLPDRSVSLTGSQDSIQNAKRLLEEIVSRGRGTPPSSYHESTNGQNGTVHEMMVPAGKAGLIIGKGGETIKQLQERAGVKMILIQDASQGPNVDKPLRIIGDPYKVQQAQEMVQEILRERDHGGFSERNDFGSRMGGGVDIPVPRHSVGVVIGRNGEMIKKIQNDAGVRIQFKQDDGTGPDKVAHVSGPPDRCEHAAQIINDLLQSIRVREEGQGGPPGPPGMPAGNRGRGGGQGGWGPPGGEMTFSIPAHKCGLVIGRGGENVKSINQQTGAFVEISRQPPPNGDPNFKLFIIRGSPQQIDHAKQLIEEKIEGPLCPVGPGPGGPGPAGPMGPYNPNPYNPGPPGAPGPPHGGLPGPHQYTPQGWSNTFQQWQPQAPHDPSKAAANDPNAAWAAYYAQCYQQPSGAVPAQYPANPAGGAQPSGEQTQPAQTPGGQPDYTKAWEEYYKKMGQAGGSAPGTAAAAPGGAASTTGGQPDYSAAWAEYYRQQAVYYGQTGQAPGQPATPQQGGQTQ, encoded by the exons ATTGCAGCTAAGATCGGAGGCGACGCCGGTCCTCCCGTGAACAACAACACCACATCAGATGGCTTCCCGTTCCCTGCACAGAAACGACAGCTGGAGGACGCAG ATGAACCGGAGAGCAAGAAGCTGGCTGCACAGAGTGACTTGGATTCAGCCAATGCATTGT CTATTGGTGAACAGCTCGCTGCTCTTGCACAACAAAG GCTTGCTGATGATGGTGTCAGGCCCGCCACCAGCACAGAGGATTACAGCGTACCAGACAGCATGGTGGGACTCA TTATCGGCCGCGGAGGTGAACAGATCAATAAGATTCAACAGGAGTCAGCTTGCAAGGTTCAGATAGCTCCAG acagCGGAGGCCTTCCAGACAGGAGCGTCTCTCTCACAGGTTCCCAAGACTCCATACA GAATGCCAAGAGGCTGTTGGAGGAGATAGTGTCCCGAGGAAGAGGCACCCCCCCGTCCTCTTATCACGAGTCCACCAACGGGCAGAACGGCACGGTGCACGAGATGATGGTTCCAGCTGGCAAAGCTGGTCTTATCATTGGCAAGGGAGGAGAGACTATCAAACAGCTGCAG GAGCGTGCAGGGGTGAAGATGATCCTGATCCAGGACGCCTCTCAGGGACCCAACGTTGACAAGCCCCTGCGCATTATCGGAGATCCCTACAAAGTCCAG CAAGCCCAGGAGATGGTGCAGGAGATCCTGAGGGAGAGAGACCACGGAGGCTTCAGTGAAAGAAATGACTTCGGCTCCCGAATGGGAGGAGGCGTGGAC ATCCCTGTGCCGAGACACTCGGTCGGTGTGGTCATCGGGCGCAACGGAGAGATGATCAAGAAAATCCAGAATGACGCTGGAGTTAGGATACAGTTCAAACAAG ATGACGGGACGGGTCCAGATAAGGTCGCCCACGTCAGCGGCCCGCCCGACCGCTGCGAGCACGCCGCCCAGATCATCAACGACCTGCTGCAGAGCATCAGGGTCAGGGAGGAGGGACAGGGG GGTCCCCCGGGTCCTCCAGGCATGCCTGCAGGCAACAGAGGCCGAGGTGGGGGACAAGGCGGTTGGGGGCCCCCCGGAGGAGAAATGACCTTCTCTATTCCCGCCCACAAGTGTGGACTCGTGATCGGCCGGGGAGGCGAGAACGTCAAGTCCATCAACCAGCAGACGGGGGCCTTTGTGGAAATCTCTCGACAGCCGCCCCCCAACGGAGACCCCAACTTCAAGCTCTTCATCATTCGGGGCTCTCCGCAGCAGATCGACCACGCCAAGCAGCTCATCGAGGAGAAGATCGAG GGTCCTCTGTGTCCTGTGGGCCCGGGGCCAGGTGGACCAGGTCCTGCTGGTCCAATGGGTCCCTACAACCCCAACCCATACAACCCTGGACCGCCTGGGGCGCCCGGACCGCCACA TGGTGGTCTTCCAGGTCCTCACCAGTACACCCCCCAGGGCTGGAGCAACACCTTCCAGCAGTGGCAGCCCCAGGCACCCCATGACCCCA GCAAGGCAGCAGCCAATGACCCCAACGCGGCCTGGGCGGCCTACTACGCTCAGTGCTACCAGCAGCCGTCGGGGGCTGTGCCAGCCCAGTACCCGGCTAACCCGGCCGGAGGGGCCCAACCTTCAGGGGAGCAGACCCAGCCCGCTCAGACGCCGGGGGGCCAGCCGGACTACACCAAGGCCTGGGAGGAGTACTACAAGAAGATGG GCCAGGCAGGCGGCTCTGCCCCCGggacagcagctgcagctccaggaggagcagcatcCACGACGGGGGGCCAGCCGGACTACAGCGCAGCCTGGGCCGAGTACTACCGGCAGCAGGCTGTGTACTACGGACAGACGGGACAGGCCCCCGGCCAGCCAGCCACCCCCCAGCAAGGAGGACAG ACACAGTGA
- the LOC141781282 gene encoding far upstream element-binding protein 2-like isoform X2 → MSEYNAVPPPGGPAAVSLSLGTGAGGIKKDAFMDAVQRARQIAAKIGGDAGPPVNNNTTSDGFPFPAQKRQLEDADEPESKKLAAQSDLDSANALSIGEQLAALAQQRPATSTEDYSVPDSMVGLIIGRGGEQINKIQQESACKVQIAPDSGGLPDRSVSLTGSQDSIQNAKRLLEEIVSRGRGTPPSSYHESTNGQNGTVHEMMVPAGKAGLIIGKGGETIKQLQERAGVKMILIQDASQGPNVDKPLRIIGDPYKVQQAQEMVQEILRERDHGGFSERNDFGSRMGGGVDIPVPRHSVGVVIGRNGEMIKKIQNDAGVRIQFKQDDGTGPDKVAHVSGPPDRCEHAAQIINDLLQSIRVREEGQGGPPGPPGMPAGNRGRGGGQGGWGPPGGEMTFSIPAHKCGLVIGRGGENVKSINQQTGAFVEISRQPPPNGDPNFKLFIIRGSPQQIDHAKQLIEEKIEGPLCPVGPGPGGPGPAGPMGPYNPNPYNPGPPGAPGPPHGGLPGPHQYTPQGWSNTFQQWQPQAPHDPSKAAANDPNAAWAAYYAQCYQQPSGAVPAQYPANPAGGAQPSGEQTQPAQTPGGQPDYTKAWEEYYKKMGQAGGSAPGTAAAAPGGAASTTGGQPDYSAAWAEYYRQQAVYYGQTGQAPGQPATPQQGGQTQ, encoded by the exons ATTGCAGCTAAGATCGGAGGCGACGCCGGTCCTCCCGTGAACAACAACACCACATCAGATGGCTTCCCGTTCCCTGCACAGAAACGACAGCTGGAGGACGCAG ATGAACCGGAGAGCAAGAAGCTGGCTGCACAGAGTGACTTGGATTCAGCCAATGCATTGT CTATTGGTGAACAGCTCGCTGCTCTTGCACAACAAAG GCCCGCCACCAGCACAGAGGATTACAGCGTACCAGACAGCATGGTGGGACTCA TTATCGGCCGCGGAGGTGAACAGATCAATAAGATTCAACAGGAGTCAGCTTGCAAGGTTCAGATAGCTCCAG acagCGGAGGCCTTCCAGACAGGAGCGTCTCTCTCACAGGTTCCCAAGACTCCATACA GAATGCCAAGAGGCTGTTGGAGGAGATAGTGTCCCGAGGAAGAGGCACCCCCCCGTCCTCTTATCACGAGTCCACCAACGGGCAGAACGGCACGGTGCACGAGATGATGGTTCCAGCTGGCAAAGCTGGTCTTATCATTGGCAAGGGAGGAGAGACTATCAAACAGCTGCAG GAGCGTGCAGGGGTGAAGATGATCCTGATCCAGGACGCCTCTCAGGGACCCAACGTTGACAAGCCCCTGCGCATTATCGGAGATCCCTACAAAGTCCAG CAAGCCCAGGAGATGGTGCAGGAGATCCTGAGGGAGAGAGACCACGGAGGCTTCAGTGAAAGAAATGACTTCGGCTCCCGAATGGGAGGAGGCGTGGAC ATCCCTGTGCCGAGACACTCGGTCGGTGTGGTCATCGGGCGCAACGGAGAGATGATCAAGAAAATCCAGAATGACGCTGGAGTTAGGATACAGTTCAAACAAG ATGACGGGACGGGTCCAGATAAGGTCGCCCACGTCAGCGGCCCGCCCGACCGCTGCGAGCACGCCGCCCAGATCATCAACGACCTGCTGCAGAGCATCAGGGTCAGGGAGGAGGGACAGGGG GGTCCCCCGGGTCCTCCAGGCATGCCTGCAGGCAACAGAGGCCGAGGTGGGGGACAAGGCGGTTGGGGGCCCCCCGGAGGAGAAATGACCTTCTCTATTCCCGCCCACAAGTGTGGACTCGTGATCGGCCGGGGAGGCGAGAACGTCAAGTCCATCAACCAGCAGACGGGGGCCTTTGTGGAAATCTCTCGACAGCCGCCCCCCAACGGAGACCCCAACTTCAAGCTCTTCATCATTCGGGGCTCTCCGCAGCAGATCGACCACGCCAAGCAGCTCATCGAGGAGAAGATCGAG GGTCCTCTGTGTCCTGTGGGCCCGGGGCCAGGTGGACCAGGTCCTGCTGGTCCAATGGGTCCCTACAACCCCAACCCATACAACCCTGGACCGCCTGGGGCGCCCGGACCGCCACA TGGTGGTCTTCCAGGTCCTCACCAGTACACCCCCCAGGGCTGGAGCAACACCTTCCAGCAGTGGCAGCCCCAGGCACCCCATGACCCCA GCAAGGCAGCAGCCAATGACCCCAACGCGGCCTGGGCGGCCTACTACGCTCAGTGCTACCAGCAGCCGTCGGGGGCTGTGCCAGCCCAGTACCCGGCTAACCCGGCCGGAGGGGCCCAACCTTCAGGGGAGCAGACCCAGCCCGCTCAGACGCCGGGGGGCCAGCCGGACTACACCAAGGCCTGGGAGGAGTACTACAAGAAGATGG GCCAGGCAGGCGGCTCTGCCCCCGggacagcagctgcagctccaggaggagcagcatcCACGACGGGGGGCCAGCCGGACTACAGCGCAGCCTGGGCCGAGTACTACCGGCAGCAGGCTGTGTACTACGGACAGACGGGACAGGCCCCCGGCCAGCCAGCCACCCCCCAGCAAGGAGGACAG ACACAGTGA
- the LOC141781282 gene encoding far upstream element-binding protein 2-like isoform X3 — translation MSEYNAVPPPGGPAAVSLSLGTGAGGIKKDAFMDAVQRARQIAAKIGGDAGPPVNNNTTSDGFPFPAQKRQLEDADEPESKKLAAQSDLDSANALSIGEQLAALAQQRLADDGVRPATSTEDYSVPDSMVGLIIGRGGEQINKIQQESACKVQIAPDSGGLPDRSVSLTGSQDSIQNAKRLLEEIVSRGRGTPPSSYHESTNGQNGTVHEMMVPAGKAGLIIGKGGETIKQLQERAGVKMILIQDASQGPNVDKPLRIIGDPYKVQQAQEMVQEILRERDHGGFSERNDFGSRMGGGVDIPVPRHSVGVVIGRNGEMIKKIQNDAGVRIQFKQDDGTGPDKVAHVSGPPDRCEHAAQIINDLLQSIRVREEGQGGPPGPPGMPAGNRGRGGGQGGWGPPGGEMTFSIPAHKCGLVIGRGGENVKSINQQTGAFVEISRQPPPNGDPNFKLFIIRGSPQQIDHAKQLIEEKIEGPLCPVGPGPGGPGPAGPMGPYNPNPYNPGPPGAPGPPHGGLPGPHQYTPQGWSNTFQQWQPQAPHDPSESPRSPGQ, via the exons ATTGCAGCTAAGATCGGAGGCGACGCCGGTCCTCCCGTGAACAACAACACCACATCAGATGGCTTCCCGTTCCCTGCACAGAAACGACAGCTGGAGGACGCAG ATGAACCGGAGAGCAAGAAGCTGGCTGCACAGAGTGACTTGGATTCAGCCAATGCATTGT CTATTGGTGAACAGCTCGCTGCTCTTGCACAACAAAG GCTTGCTGATGATGGTGTCAGGCCCGCCACCAGCACAGAGGATTACAGCGTACCAGACAGCATGGTGGGACTCA TTATCGGCCGCGGAGGTGAACAGATCAATAAGATTCAACAGGAGTCAGCTTGCAAGGTTCAGATAGCTCCAG acagCGGAGGCCTTCCAGACAGGAGCGTCTCTCTCACAGGTTCCCAAGACTCCATACA GAATGCCAAGAGGCTGTTGGAGGAGATAGTGTCCCGAGGAAGAGGCACCCCCCCGTCCTCTTATCACGAGTCCACCAACGGGCAGAACGGCACGGTGCACGAGATGATGGTTCCAGCTGGCAAAGCTGGTCTTATCATTGGCAAGGGAGGAGAGACTATCAAACAGCTGCAG GAGCGTGCAGGGGTGAAGATGATCCTGATCCAGGACGCCTCTCAGGGACCCAACGTTGACAAGCCCCTGCGCATTATCGGAGATCCCTACAAAGTCCAG CAAGCCCAGGAGATGGTGCAGGAGATCCTGAGGGAGAGAGACCACGGAGGCTTCAGTGAAAGAAATGACTTCGGCTCCCGAATGGGAGGAGGCGTGGAC ATCCCTGTGCCGAGACACTCGGTCGGTGTGGTCATCGGGCGCAACGGAGAGATGATCAAGAAAATCCAGAATGACGCTGGAGTTAGGATACAGTTCAAACAAG ATGACGGGACGGGTCCAGATAAGGTCGCCCACGTCAGCGGCCCGCCCGACCGCTGCGAGCACGCCGCCCAGATCATCAACGACCTGCTGCAGAGCATCAGGGTCAGGGAGGAGGGACAGGGG GGTCCCCCGGGTCCTCCAGGCATGCCTGCAGGCAACAGAGGCCGAGGTGGGGGACAAGGCGGTTGGGGGCCCCCCGGAGGAGAAATGACCTTCTCTATTCCCGCCCACAAGTGTGGACTCGTGATCGGCCGGGGAGGCGAGAACGTCAAGTCCATCAACCAGCAGACGGGGGCCTTTGTGGAAATCTCTCGACAGCCGCCCCCCAACGGAGACCCCAACTTCAAGCTCTTCATCATTCGGGGCTCTCCGCAGCAGATCGACCACGCCAAGCAGCTCATCGAGGAGAAGATCGAG GGTCCTCTGTGTCCTGTGGGCCCGGGGCCAGGTGGACCAGGTCCTGCTGGTCCAATGGGTCCCTACAACCCCAACCCATACAACCCTGGACCGCCTGGGGCGCCCGGACCGCCACA TGGTGGTCTTCCAGGTCCTCACCAGTACACCCCCCAGGGCTGGAGCAACACCTTCCAGCAGTGGCAGCCCCAGGCACCCCATGACCCCAGTGAGTCAC CCCGGTCTCCAGGCCAGTAG